The Ictidomys tridecemlineatus isolate mIctTri1 chromosome 1, mIctTri1.hap1, whole genome shotgun sequence DNA window AACAATTTCGTGAGCTAAAGATGCAAGTGATTGCCAGTGACAGTGGGAACCCACCACTCAGCAGCAATGTGTCTCTGAGCCTATTTGTGCTGGACATGAATGACAACACTCCTGAGATCCTGTACCCTACCCTTCCCACTGATGGCTCCACTGGGGTAGAGCTGGCACCCCGCTCTGCAGAGCCTGGATACCTAGTGACCAAAGTGGTGGCAGTGGACAGAGACTCAGGACAGAATGCCTGGCTGTCCTACCGCCTGCTCAAGGCCAGTGAGCCAGGGCTTTTTGTGGTGGGGCTGCATACTGGTGAGGTGCGCACAGCAAGGGCCCTGCTAGACAGAGATGCTCTCAAGCAGAGCCTTGTGGTGGTTGTGCAGGACCACGGCCAGCCACCACTCTCATCCACCATCACCCTCACTGTGGCTGTAGCTGACAGCATTCCAGATGTTTTGGCTGACTTAAGCAGCCTTGAACCCCCACATGACCATGATGCTTCAGGCCTCACTCTGTACCTGGTGGTGGCCTTAGCTGCTGTCTCCTGTCTTTTTCTCACCTTCATCATCCTGCTGCTGGCACTCAGACTTTGGCGTTGGCACAAGTCTCACCTGCTCCAGACAGCAGGTGGAGGGTTAGCAGGTGTGCATACCTCTCACTTTGTGGATGTGGATGGGGTGCGCACTTTCCTGCAGACCTATTCCCATGAGGTCTCCCTGACTGCAGACTCTCGGAAGAGCCACATTATCTTTCCCCAGCCCAACTATGCAGACACGCTTATCAGCCAGGAGAGCTGTGAGAAAAAGGATCCTTTGTCTTTGTTAGATGATTCAAAGTTTCCTATAGAAGATACTCCTTTGGTTCCAGTgagttctatttttacttttgctttcctTTAAGCAATTATGGTTGATTTTTACCTTTAGGTTTTCAGTACAGTGatgtaaaatttaaatctttatttttaattacttttctctCAGATTCAGTGATACTGGTCTCTTGCTAAAACATTAAAAGTAGAATTTGATGAGTAAGACTCATCAGCAAAGACATAGTGTCATAAGTTTGTTATGATTAGCTTTGCAGGAACTTAAATTTTATAGTGTTGTTGAGTGTAATACTGAAAATTTCTAAGACAGACTTCTATACAAAATGCTTTTCAATTTGTGTGTTTTCCTCAGTGGCCAGAAGCTGAAAACCTGGCTCTTTAGACAACTCAAGCTCTTGATTTGAATGCAGGTCTGGTAAAAATAGGTAAATGTCAGAAACAAATGCATTACCCTAACTGGAAACATAAGCCAAGCCCAAAGTTATTCAGCATTGTTCTTCCCAGGGAGAAGGACAATGTGCCTTTGCAATTATGTTTTCCAAACTATACTTGTAGTAACAGTTATAGTTGAATCCAGTCCTTAAAGATTTAAAGTTTTCTTAATATTCAGTTAAAATTCATAACAATGTGTATTTAGGTTTTTCCAACTAAAATCAAACCTGTTAAGATTTTGGCATCTTTTTGCATTTGATTCTCTAATTTCATGTTGCTGTGTGGAAGATATACCTCTTAATTTGACTCTCCTTACTCAAGAGGGATTCTAAAGAGTCTATAGTGGGTTAAATAGAGAAGATTTGTGGttctattctcttttctttttaaaattagacatCCCAATCATTAAGGgtaaaaataaatatggtttGAGGAGAGACAAATTTGTACATGTTCTCAAGAACAGGAGTAAAAGCTATGTTGACAAGGGTATTTCATTAACAAGGTAGGACTTGTTAATGTAGAGGAAGTTAAACATATCTGAAACTCTGAAACAAATTCAGAGTCAAAATAAGAGTAAAGagagaaatgtcatttttttcaggataccagaaaataagcaaagaagTACACAAAATTCTTCCAAACAAATGATCAGTGGATGAATTAATTAGCACATTTAAGTCCGTGATATAAGCTGGGTGTGATAatacatgcctctaatcccagtgactcgggagatTGAGGGataaagatcacaagttcaaggccagcctcagcaatttagtgagaccctaagcaacttagtatctatctcaaaaataaataaatgaataggactgggatgtagctcagggtatAGCACTCCTGGTTTCAAccccaactacaaaaaaaaaaaaagataatgatgtaTTTTGTTCACTCTCTTTAATTACTAATACTCTGCTAACTTGATGTCATAAAAATCAGAATGTTCTAAAGTGTCTCAATTATTTATGAGACCATGACTTTTTTGTGTCAATCAGCATTTGGTTAATTATAGGTCTGTGGGAAGATGAGCACACTCTCTAGGGTAATAATTATTAACTGTAAAATAATTGAAGCTATTAAGTTTCTGTCCATGGGAGACAAATTACTATGCATCCATCTAAGTAATTCTaccattttgaaaaaatacaggttgaaaaatacatttttgacaTTGTATCTATTATaagcaaaattttttaatataattattttaaaagcaatacaGAATATCCTAGATGATTGCCAATGGTTACATTCTAATATCTAAATGTGGAAGGAAGGGTTATTAGTTTCTGACTGAATAAAGGCTAGGATTAAAGACAAAAACTTTTTGCTTATCATCAGTACTTCCCATTTTATCGGTAATTATTCTTAAAAAGAGCAACAGTAATTATCTCTGAATGGTGGAATTCAGTGGCAATGGGCCATGGGATAGAAGACCTATAGACCTCCTATAGAACTTCACtctatatttctttaaaactcaaaataaattttaatacataaagAGACATGTGCTTATGATGACGTAAAAGTTCTTTGTGGTGAAAATGGAATCACCAAGGAATGAGATTCAAATATTTTGGTTATAAACTTATACTTTGAAAAATCGAAGATTCCCTAATAGAAAAGCCAGGCTGCAGTTCCACACGCAGCCTCTGGGCGCCGCTGTCGGCCAGTGCAGAGCAAGCTCCAACGCCCGGGATCCCTCAGTCTCTTGCCTGGGATTTCCTGCGCAGCCACCAACACACAGAAGCAACCCCTCTCACTCCTGGAGAATACACGCACAGATTCCCATCCCCGAAACTGGGCTCCGCCTGTCCTGGACCGAATACTCTTCCAGCGTGGTAGATAACTTTCTCTCCCAGCTGCGAAGTGGGGGATCCAGTGAAAAACACCCGAGCGAGTGAGTGATGGGAGGGAGCTGCGCGCAGAGGCGACGCGCCGGCCGCGGGCAGGTACTGTTTCCCTGGCTGTTGCCTTTGTTCTATTTGGCGCTGGGAGAGCCGATCCGCTATTCCATTCCCGAGGAGCTGGCCAAGGGCTCGGTGGTGGGGAATCTCGCCAAGGATCTGGGGCTCAGTGTCCTGGATGTGTCAGCTCGGAAGCTGCGAGTTAGCGCAGAAAAGCTGCACTTCAATGTAGACGCGCAGAGTGGGGACTTGCTTGTGAAGGACCGAATAGACCGGGAGCAGATATGCAAAGAGAGGAGAAGATGTGAGCTGCAGTTGGAAGCTGTGGTGgaaaatcctttaaatatttttcatgtcgTTGTGATGATTGAGGATATTAATGACCATGCTCCTCAATTCCTAAAAGatgaaataatcttagaaataAGTGAATCCGTCAGCCCGGGAATGGGAACAATTCTTGAGTCTGCAGAAGACCCTGATATTGGTATGAATTCACTGGACAAATACCAACTTGGTCTGAATGAGTATTTCTCATTAGTGGTGAAAGATAATCCTGATGGCGACAAATATCCAGAATTATTACTGCAGAAGACCCTGGATCGAGAAACACAAAGCACTCACCACCTGGTGCTGACAGCCTTAGACGGTGGGAACCCACCCCTAAGTGGTACTATTCAGATTAGAATCATAGTGGTAGATGCCAATGATAACCCTCCTGTGTTTAGCCAGGACGTTTATAGGGTTAGCCTCCGGGAAGACGTGCCTCCAGGCACCTCAGTTCTAAGGGTGATGGCCACTGATCCGGATGAGGGCATCAATGCGGAGTTCACCTACTCTTTCCTTGGAGTGGCTGTCAAAGCCCAACGTGTGTTCTATTTGGATTCCAGTACTGGAAACATTGTAACTCACCAGCCCTTGGATTTTGAAGAAGTAGAAAGATACACAATGAATGTAGAAGTAAAGGACCGAGGATCTCTCTCTACACAGTGTAAAATAATCATAGAGGTTCTAGATGAAAATGACAACAGCCCAGAAATAATAATCACTTCTTTATCTGATCAGATTTTGGAGGATTCCCCTCGTGGAATGGTTGTGGCCCTCTTCAAAACACGGGACCGAGATTCAGGGGAAAACGCAGAAGTCACTTGTAGTTTAAGTAGAAACGGTCCATTTAAGATACGTTCTTCTTCCAACAATTACTACAAGTTAGTAACAGATGGGGCCCTGGACCGGGAGCAGACCCCAGCATACAACCTTACCATCACAGCCACTGACAAAGGCAAACCACCTCTCTCGTCCGACATAACCTTCACCCTGCACATCACTGATGTGAATGACAACGCTCCCATTTTCCAAAAGTCCACCTACCTGGTCCATGTACCAGAAAACAACCAGCCCGGGGCCTCCATAACCCAGGTCGGAGCGTGGGATCCAGATCTGGGACCCAATGGCCAAGTCTCCTACTCTATCATTGCCAGCGACCTGGAACCCAAAACATTGTCGTCCTATGTGTCGGTGAACGCGCAGAGCGGCGTGGTGTTCGCGCAGCGCTCCTTTGACCACGAGCAGCTGAGAGCCTTCGAGCTGACGATACAGGCGCGAGACCAGGGCTTGCCGGCTCTCAGCACCAACGTGAGTCTGCGCGTGTTGGTGGATGACCGCAATGACAACGCTCCTCGAGTATTGTACCCGGCGCTGGGGCCCGACGGTTCCGCGCTGTTCGATACGGTTCCTCGAGCCGCACAGCCCGATTACCTGGTCACCAAAGTGGTGGCGGTTGACGCTGACGCAGGTCACAATGCTTGGCTCTCTTACCATTTATTGCAGGCGACGGATCCCGGGCTTTTCAGCCTGGGACTACGCACGGGCGAGGTGCGCACTGTGCGTCCCCTGAACGACAAAGATGCATCCCGCCACCGCCTGCTAGTCGCTGTGCGTGATGGTGGACAGCCGCCCCTCTCAGCGACCGCCACGCTGCTCTTAATATTCGCTGATAGCCTACAGGAGGCTCTGCCGGACATCGCAGACCACCCTATTCCCTCTGATCCTCAGGCAGAGCTGCAGTTTTACCTGGTTGTGGCTTTGGCCTTGATCTCGGTGCTCTTCCTTCTCGCAGTGATTCTGGCTATTTCTTTGCGTTTGAGGCAGTATTCCAACCCTATAGCCAGAGGCTGCTTTGGATCAGTTTTCTGCTCAAAGTCTGGACCCGTGCTGCCCCCCAATTACAGCGATGGAACGTTGCCCTATGCCTGCAATATGCGTGGGCACGGGGATCAAACTAACCCggaatttaattttcttacttCTGTTAATAATTTTCCTGCGGTACAAGATATTCTCAACAAAGATAGCTCTTCAGTGTTATTGGCTAGCATTTTACCTCCTGGTGTTGAAGCAGAGAAGAACACGCTTGACCAGGTATTTAAAATGACgctttttatatttcaatatgcCAGTGTAACACAATATAGTACTATTTCATGATTTTAGATAATATTTTGGTGAAGGTCTTAAGATAAATCTAGGTCAAACCTTTGGGTATTACcgttagaaagaaaaattttcaatgCTTCAAAATCCTCCTACCATACAAAggtattttatagtaaaattattaAGGGTTGGGGGTGTCGCTCCCTATGTTCCATTCCCAACACTCCCCACATATAAACAAGAAATCTCAGAGGAAATATTCATGAATGTAccttttagttatattttatcATGGTATTTTAAATATCAACCCTAATGctgtttaaattttatcaaaagttttatctttattatacTCACAAAAATGGTAAGAATTAGTCATTCCTTCTACTTGATAATTTTGTGGGGACCATGCTATCTCCATGTCCACAAATGCCTGCTCCCTTCAGTCAGTAAAATTAATTAGA harbors:
- the LOC101962283 gene encoding protocadherin gamma-B7 isoform X14, producing MIEDINDHAPQFLKDEIILEISESVSPGMGTILESAEDPDIGMNSLDKYQLGLNEYFSLVVKDNPDGDKYPELLLQKTLDRETQSTHHLVLTALDGGNPPLSGTIQIRIIVVDANDNPPVFSQDVYRVSLREDVPPGTSVLRVMATDPDEGINAEFTYSFLGVAVKAQRVFYLDSSTGNIVTHQPLDFEEVERYTMNVEVKDRGSLSTQCKIIIEVLDENDNSPEIIITSLSDQILEDSPRGMVVALFKTRDRDSGENAEVTCSLSRNGPFKIRSSSNNYYKLVTDGALDREQTPAYNLTITATDKGKPPLSSDITFTLHITDVNDNAPIFQKSTYLVHVPENNQPGASITQVGAWDPDLGPNGQVSYSIIASDLEPKTLSSYVSVNAQSGVVFAQRSFDHEQLRAFELTIQARDQGLPALSTNVSLRVLVDDRNDNAPRVLYPALGPDGSALFDTVPRAAQPDYLVTKVVAVDADAGHNAWLSYHLLQATDPGLFSLGLRTGEVRTVRPLNDKDASRHRLLVAVRDGGQPPLSATATLLLIFADSLQEALPDIADHPIPSDPQAELQFYLVVALALISVLFLLAVILAISLRLRQYSNPIARGCFGSVFCSKSGPVLPPNYSDGTLPYACNMRGHGDQTNPEFNFLTSVNNFPAVQDILNKDSSSVLLASILPPGVEAEKNTLDQQAPPNTDWRFSQAQRPGTSGSQNGDETGTWPNNQFDTEMLQAMILASASEAADGSSTLGGGAGTMGLSARYGPQFTLQHVPDYRQNVYIPGSNATLTNAPGKRDGKTPAGGNGNKKKSGKKEKK